Sequence from the Zeugodacus cucurbitae isolate PBARC_wt_2022May chromosome 5, idZeuCucr1.2, whole genome shotgun sequence genome:
ATAAACCAGAAAATAGAAAGTTTGTTTAGAGTAAGGTTAGGCTATGaggaaagtttaaaattttgaaatgatgAAATCGTGACCATTTCAAAAAAGCTTTCGAGACTGGATAAAGTTTATGTTGGAatgttttcgataaaaaaatagtgaatCATGGAGGCATAAAATGAACTTAGATTACCAACACAGCAATTATGTATGAATGATAAATTGTTTGTGGATTCAAAAAATTGACTGCGTGAGTAAAGGTTTTCGGACTTTCATTACGTCAAGGTATGGTGAACCCTGAATGATTTACTTCTTAAGCATTATAAATGGGATGATTAGTTTCTGTGATAAGCGAGTAAATTTAGAAGGGTGTAATAGGGTAAATTTAGAAGGTCGTGATACATTTATGAAATATGATACTTTTTTCGTTAAttactgatatatatatataatgtaactCCTATATCACAGAATGAACTCGTTAGAATTGTAACtgagttaaatttttgttttggaaatttAGCTCTTATAGACATACCGATTCTTTAGTATGAACGCTAAAATTGAGGATATATCTAACAAACCTGTAATATGTAACGAAAAGGATAATAAGTTAAGCTTGCATTGACTTGCGGGCCTAATAAGAGCAGACTCTACTGTAGGAATAAAAATTACTCAACccacctacacacatacatatgtataatagtgAAAGTTTAGTAATTTCCCAACCGCTGGTTGCTTTTGTCACATTTCACAGTACAAATATAATTTGCTTTAAAGGCACACCATTATTCCGTTTGACTTTACTCcaatttacttaaatatattatgcacacatacatatgtatgtcacttGTATATACGCGTATATACCTTATCCGTTGTTGCTACTCTTTATGCGTTTATTTGTGATGTCCAGTGTATAAAACACGGTAGCATTGCATTAGCTCATCAATCGCAATTCAGTATTCAGCGAGAATTGTTGCAATGAAGCTTTTACTCGTTTTCTGTTTGGTGGTCACCATTATGGTGGTCCAGAGTTACGGTGCGTccctataatatataaatttatgacttttcaaatattcattatttatgacaatttttacaaaattaaatttatttgtatttgtagctGGAGAGCCTGAGGGACCGATTAGGCAGAAGCGTTCAGCCGGCTCACGTAATAGTGATGGAGCTCCTGGTGAGCCTGGTAAAAATGGCGGCGGCGGAGGAGGGGGAGGCGGCGGCGGAGATAACGGAGGTAATGGCGGtaatggtggtggtggcaatGGAGGCGGTGGTGGAaatggtggcggtggtggaAATGGTGGCGGTGGCAATGGCGGCGGTGGTGGAAATGGCGGTGGTGGCAATGGAGGCGGTGGTCATGGTGGTGACGGTGGTCATGGAGGCGATGACAATGGAGGTGACGGTGGTAAAGGTGGTAACGATGGTGCTCCCGGTGCTCCTGGTGCTCCAGGTCATTAATTCTGTTTGCGAAAATAAAGAGTTGTTCTGTTTCTAAGACTgcattagtatttatttattatcgaTAGTCATTAGTAGATTGATGATATTTCAGATCGGGTGATTAGTCTCATTAAAATAACTTTAACTTCTCACTCTCTCTGATTCTGTATATAATGGTTAGTGTTTCGCAAAACTATCGgacagttataaaaaaaattaaaattatttatatctttATACCCATTCTCcgttgtattaattttattctatGAAGAACAAGAAAATTTATATCGATTAAGAGAAAGAATATGACACCAAGATTATTATAATTACTCGGCTTTTTCATAGCACTCGACCAAGATGACATACTCTTATCATTGGGAATGCAAAAAGGAATGCAACATAATCATATGAAGGGCCTTACATTTTTCAATGAAGTAATTGAGTTCGAACTAAGGAGATTGTTTTCGAGGCgagatattttttccaaagctGTTTAGATCTTAAATCGAGTAAAGCGTGTAGTCAATATGGAAGTTTACCGCTTCATGATTTCACCTTGTAATCTTTCAGGAGATTTCGATCAGATTGCGATGAAGGATCAGGTGAAATAAGCAGGAAACGTACAATGAACAGTCAGGAACACTTGAATCTGGAGAGATATGTATTGTTTTGTAGCATAAGAGAATACTTAGGATTCATCCCgggtaaaatgtaaataaattatatgtagcGAGTTTATTAATAGATCTACTGAAATAAATGgtcttaaattgtttaattgtatttttcgaATATATCGAGCATTACCATTACAAAATCTGGtcaaaaatatctataaagATTTCCATGATCTTTTCATTACTTTCTAGCACTTTTAAGGGAGATCGTTGTTTCTCAGTTTTCACCATCATTTGTAAGCTCTTTGTTTTGCCGAGTTAACTATTTTCTTCgagatataatatattttttaaaattggtGAGATTTCAGtgtgaaatttcttttattatcaaAAACTTCAATATCCTACATTTTTCTGATGATAATCGGGTGCCTAACGGCTACGAAAGAACTTGAGGACAAAGATAATAATTTTGAGGGTATAGTATAAATACTACtgtcttttaataataaattattattaagacATTTCTTATTCGGTTCGATATCGATATATAGTTTCAAGAAGATATGGTAGAAATCTCTTAATTTTGTCTATAGACTGACTATGTGAAGGTATTGGCTTATTTCTTTTAGTTAAGCAAAACTGAAAAAGTTTTGGgttacaaattataaatcaaaAAGCTGATAGAACTTTTCATTTAGAACTTAGTATCGCATATGCGGAAAACTTTAATTGGTTCCTTGGTTATTTGAGAAAGAAAGGTTTGAATGACACCTGATCGCCAGTGGTCGTGCTTAAGCCATCTGTAAATTTCAACTTGTCGTGGAAGTTACTCTGTCTCAGTCAGCAGTAATCTAGATATCGGCTCTGTCTGCTGCCGATCTATATCATCTAGTTTCTGAAAGTGAGAACTTAGGATCATAACAAGTTACTCCGTTCCCTCCTTATTGAAAATGGACAATTTTTTATCGTTCCATCAATTAAAGCAAAGTAATTTTGAGAACACCCTGTATTGGTTATGGTTAtggttattatatataatttgcatattaatGTTCGAATAAATAACTCTTTACATTTAATAGGCAGTAAACAATTTTTAGTTATTAATGTGATAATTTCTAGTCAAGATTTCCTCAATAAAATGCAACTAATCAAATGTCATTTACAACTGAAGGCATGACAAGAGTTTGATGAGTTTGTTTTCAACTCGTTGACAAGTTGTTGTTTTACACGTTTGGCATTGACGACCTTGTACAGATTAGTGAATTCACGGAAACATTGTTTCTATTGATAATTAATCGCAGGAAAATGGTGATTTCCAAACTAaattaattatagatttttcttcaatttaaatttgtacgTGTATGTGCTTATATATAAGCCCACTTCGTAGGCAATCggttgtatttgtgtgtatattggtatgtatgtatatttgtatcgaCGATCTAAATAAGTTAAGCGCTTATTGCGCATTAATTTCTATTCGTAGAACGGTATTCTTCATTaccggtattttttttttgattttgtacgTTTTAAGTCATATTGTCTGTGTTGACAATTAACACCGTCTGCAGTGCACACCCATACAGaggtatttacaaataaaaatacgaaCAAATAGACTTTCTATATAAATActcacatatacaaatacatatatttacttaagCGCCAGTTTTAATCAAATCAATACAATGCATGTGTAAGTATTGCTATACAACTTTGGACTGTGTAAAAACCAAGCTTCATAcataagaatatacatatgtacatacatacgagtaagGCTTAAGCGCTGCTATCAGCTATGCGTTTGCGGGCGCATCAAAACACCAGGTCAAGTTTATTGCGTCAGCTGCTTTTGATATGAAACTGCTCAGCATGTTGCCGAGTATAAATATCGGCCCTAACTGTTGCTTCAGACATTGCAGTTTCAGTATTTGCATCATGAAGTTCTTTGCTCTCTTTGCTTTTGTCCTGGTCTTAGTGGCGATGGCTATGGGTGAGTTAAAGGATTCAGCAAAACCTTAGCAAAACAacactttatatatacacacatacatttactcAAGTAATCGAATTTTCgattaataacaaatacaatgtTTTCTCTTTACAGCCATGCCAGAACCTCTGCccggtggtggcggcggcggcggtggcggtggtggtctTACCCTTGAAGAACTCGGTGgaggcggtggcggcggcggtggtggcggtCTCAACCTTGAACTCGGCGgaggcggtggtggtggcggcggcggtggcaagTAAATTGCCCAGCCTTTAACCACATAATTTAACACATTGTTAATTGAATTGTCTGTTTGGCCTAAGGATTTAGAACAAattattacattaataaatctaaaatgataaacaaaaaagattttgcttttttatggtttatttttttattttacaataatgaGTGAAAGTGGATTCATTGCTGAGCAGCTATGTTAATCATGTTCGGTAA
This genomic interval carries:
- the LOC105215144 gene encoding uncharacterized protein LOC105215144 translates to MKLLLVFCLVVTIMVVQSYAGEPEGPIRQKRSAGSRNSDGAPGEPGKNGGGGGGGGGGGDNGGNGGNGGGGNGGGGGNGGGGGNGGGGNGGGGGNGGGGNGGGGHGGDGGHGGDDNGGDGGKGGNDGAPGAPGAPGH
- the LOC114803519 gene encoding uncharacterized protein LOC114803519 — protein: MKLLSMLPSINIGPNCCFRHCSFSICIMKFFALFAFVLVLVAMAMAMPEPLPGGGGGGGGGGGLTLEELGGGGGGGGGGGLNLELGGGGGGGGGGGK